One Ascaphus truei isolate aAscTru1 chromosome 22, aAscTru1.hap1, whole genome shotgun sequence DNA segment encodes these proteins:
- the FAAP100 gene encoding Fanconi anemia core complex-associated protein 100: protein MSCARQEVRYLAGFQCPAGGLAAGKAQVISWDRDVYVSGRSKFVHVYSTEKQQIMAAYSFPAEVWHVELVSETRQLYALCARTGIYHLAWDEHGRLLKKSNSVASAGGVDIVSVGPEFSSLPDPAICSFTVAHGILVAASLHHKKWRIALFHSVSPHHEDPTMAPIRELEFSIKPTAGCSRRLEDCHFLPVLGCVCLWKEKGLSHSPQSCQFAVEASLFTPLFGVDAAMLDSPMILCGFPDGQVACFPLKAAGFPSMHLAESTDQSLAPVKILYHLEQPVVFIGATRTEPAASESRHPNKSDASLGCDCIVFLGHEGLMVTARSGEKAAGKAHEFREHHLQAPVSCGACCGSSVYYSTHSDLLSVTVPTAPEQGAVAKTPRHPILSSVGHNVPAVVAMSPISRTPERGVEVLALSGKGRLMACSLNKKGQAPWAGLSCAKAGQRIKELLSGIGTLSDRVSRLKSVVDEKNVSLLDLNHVMGLTRAVLSGQRPELPLPCEVRVSWTRLLQQDSLMASCTLENKTDCSLERGWTLCVDLSAEASDCSTAVSYSFPIERLLPGERTERSFPLSAERSDGLEFPLTIACTLFYSLKGLAAGCGNAVHPAGAPAPPAHREGVLLPLKEHTVDVLQCLRLNSQGDDPCPAASWQTSPWDPAEAFLTAPAGGDSSIGQLRTCPEALCNQGVDYVVPLTASVRVSAMLLNRAIQWDGSGVALRCAVLHWLLSAEVTRARKLSEVRGVTPDGRKLCLRVREVSVSDLSSAGPIPAMEIQIESPHLDALACVHLAVIARLQALVLQSDVKDGSSPDLHLANLQQLFIARESLLKDVQTLRDHLCVEKERSSDTAAQKLLRTYRALRDPGLLLL from the exons ATGTCCTGTGCCCGGCAGGAGGTGCGGTACCTGGCCGGGTTCCAGTGTCCGGCTGGAGGTCTGGCTGCGGGTAAAGCTCAGGTGATATCCTGGGACCGGGATGTGTATGTGTCCGGCCGCAGCAAGTTTGTGCACGTCTACAGCACCGAGAAGCAGCAAATAATG GCCGCGTATTCGTTTCCTGCTGAAGTCTGGCACGTTGAACTGGTCTCAGAAACACGGCAGCTGTACGCCCTTTGTGCCCGAACTGGAATATACCACCTGGCATGGGATGAACACGGGAG GTTGTTGAAGAAATCAAACTCTGTCGCAAGTGCAGGAGGTGTCGACATCGTCTCCGTAGGACCAGAATTCAGCTCCCTGCCGGACCCTGCTATCTGCTCCTTCACAGTGGCGCATGGGATTTTAGTCGCTGCCTCTCTGCATCACAAGAAATGGAGAATCGCACTCTTCCACAGTGTGTCCCCACATCATGAGGACCCAACTATGGCACCAATCCGGGAGTTGGAATTCTCCATTAAACCTACAGCGGGATGCAGCAGAAGGCTGGAAGATTGTCATTTCCTTCCGGTCCTgggttgtgtgtgtctctggaaaGAGAAGGGACTAAGTCACAGCCCCCAGAGCTGTCAGTTCGCAGTAGAGGCTTCGCTGTTCACGCCTCTCTTTGGCGTGGATGCCGCCATGCTTGATTCCCCCATGATTCTCTGCGGTTTCCCGGACGGGCAGGTCGCATGCTTCCCGTTGAAGGCGGCTGGttttcccagcatgcaccttgccGAATCCACGGACCAATCCCTAGCTCCAGTGAAGATCCTTTACCACCTGGAACAACCTGTGGTTTTCATTGGGGCCACAAGGACAGAACCGGCAGCCAGTGAGAGCCGGCACCCAAACAAGAGCGACGCAAGCCTAGGCTGTGACTGCATAGTGTTCTTAGGCCATGAAGGCCTGATGGTGACAGCGAGGTCCGGGGAGAAAGCAGCAGGGAAAGCGCACGAGTTTAGAGAGCACCACCTGCAAGCTCCTGTGTCCTGCGGCGCCTGCTGTGGATCCAGTGTGTATTACAGCACCCACTCCGACCTCCTCTCGGTCACCGTCCCCACAGCGCCGGAACAAGGAGCGGTCGCCAAGACACCTCGGCATCCCATCCTGTCTTCGGTTGGCCATAACGTCCCCGCGGTTGTGGCGATGTCTCCGATCTCCCGTACGCCAGAAA GGGGTGTGGAGGTCCTGGCCCTTTCTGGCAAAGGAAGGCTAATGGCCTGCAGCCTCAATAAGAAAGGCCAAGCCCCATGGGCCGGACTGTCGTGTGCTAAGGCAGGGCAGAGAATTAAAGAGCTGCTGTCTGGGATTGGCACCTTGTCTGATAG GGTTTCCCGGCTGAAGTCTGTAGTGGATGAGAAAAACGTCTCCTTACTTGATCTCAACCATGTGATGGGGTTGACCCGCGCTGTGCTGTCTGGTCAGCGGCCCGAGCTGCCCTTACCCTGCGAGGTGAGGGTCTCCTGGACACGCCTGCTGCAGCAGGACAGTCTCATGGCCTCCTGCACCCTGGAGAACAAGACGGACTGCAGCTTAGAGAGAGGCTGGACATTGTGTGTTGACCTAAGTGCCGAGGCCAGTGACTGCAGCACTGCCGTGTCTTACTCCTTTCCTATCGAGAGACTTCTGCCAGGAGAGAGAACGGAGCGCTCTTTCCCTTTATCCGCAGAGAGAAGCGATGGCCTGGAGTTCCCCCTCACAATCGCATGCACCCTGTTTTACAGCTTGAAGGGGCTTGCTGCAGGTTGCGGGAACGCTGTACATCCTGCCGGCGCTCCTGCGCCCCCCGCACACAGAGAGGGCGTCCTCTTGCCCCTTAAGGAGCATACCGTTGACGTTCTGCAGTGCCTTCGTTTAAACTCCCAGGGTGACGATCCCTGCCCTGCTGCCTCCTGGCAGACTTCTCCCTGGGATCCTGCGGAGGCCTTTTTAACGGCGCCTGCTGGAGGGGACAGCAGCATCGGGCAGCTGAGGACTTGCCCTGAGGCCCTGTGCAACCAGGGAGTTGATTACGTGGTGCCACTAACGGCCTCTGTGCGAGTATCCGCCATGCTGCTGAATCGGGCCATACAGTGGGACGGTTCCG GAGTCGCTCTCCGCTGTGCTGTGTTGCATTGGCTGCTGTCAGCAGAGGTGACGAGGGCACGGAAGCTGTCTGAGGTGCGGGGTGTGACCCCAGATGGAAGAAAGCTCTGCCTGCGTGTTAGAGAG GTGTCGGTGAGTGACCTGTCCTCCGCGGGGCCAATCCCAGCCATGGAGATCCAGATAGAAAGTCCCCACCTGGACGCCCTGGCCTGTGTGCACCTGGCTGTGATCGCTCGGCTGCAG GCTTTGGTCCTGCAGAGCGATGTGAAGGACGGCAGCTCTCCTGACTTACATTTGGCGAATCTCCAGCAGCTGTTTATTGCCAGAGAG TCGCTGTTGAAAGACGTGCAGACCCTCCGGGACCACCTGTGCGTAGAGAAGGAGCGGAGCTCGGACACAGCCGCACAGAAACTCCTGCGCACTTACAGAGCGTTGCGCGACCCGGGGCTGCTTCTCCTGTGA